Proteins encoded in a region of the Sphingopyxis sp. OAS728 genome:
- a CDS encoding polysaccharide biosynthesis/export family protein — protein sequence MKFYVQIALAGALMALGGCAGQTPLAGSGAAPPPAEAFRLSPGDKIKVATFGEEKLSGDFEISPAGTIAFPLIGEVKAVGLQTEELSKAIEAQLGDGYLLDPQVSIQVANFRPVYILGEVNKPGEYPYTQGLTIRGAVAKADGFTYRANEKRVFLKRAGEAGEQEYPMTADFAVLPGDTIRFGERYF from the coding sequence ATGAAATTCTATGTGCAAATCGCGCTCGCGGGGGCGCTGATGGCGCTCGGCGGGTGCGCCGGGCAGACCCCGCTCGCAGGAAGCGGTGCCGCGCCCCCGCCCGCCGAGGCCTTCCGCCTCTCCCCCGGCGACAAGATCAAGGTCGCCACCTTTGGCGAAGAAAAACTCAGCGGCGATTTCGAGATCTCGCCTGCTGGCACGATCGCCTTCCCGCTGATCGGCGAGGTCAAGGCGGTGGGATTGCAGACCGAGGAACTGTCGAAGGCGATCGAGGCGCAGCTCGGCGACGGCTATCTGCTCGATCCCCAAGTCTCGATCCAGGTCGCCAATTTCCGGCCGGTCTATATCCTTGGCGAAGTAAACAAGCCCGGCGAATATCCCTATACGCAGGGGCTGACGATCCGGGGCGCGGTCGCGAAGGCCGACGGCTTTACCTATCGCGCCAACGAGAAGCGCGTTTTCCTGAAGCGTGCGGGCGAGGCCGGCGAGCAGGAATATCCGATGACCGCCGATTTCGCGGTGCTTCCCGGCGACACGATCCGTTTCGGCGAGCGTTATTTCTGA